A genome region from Acipenser ruthenus chromosome 29, fAciRut3.2 maternal haplotype, whole genome shotgun sequence includes the following:
- the LOC117430493 gene encoding uncharacterized protein LOC117430493: MNSAPERRKECLPPKKREFQAPKQQVSAEEPPKDSFKQPALQWRKRIEPQAKDPAHCSNTSLLTSKYPTHSLAAPQWFTSLPAAQQNPFKWGSHYPRTVDHSAAYNSFLRPPPLTSRWKHNPNPQSAPRAPSEYQPGYGVAPRELWPYLSAGKQAFSPPLPSPSAQPLQQPPYPRDRPHGHRKHLTTEATNGFDRTEMGPGSPFSQHHFKCRAPENYPNGKRKCLGDQRLLDTTSSKHTRPSEAANSHSPDYRKDQRLFCQPHSPAPATIESRSAKPAALDQASPVLSTGWAQIFYGLPASSTYTGIQRPPLGYSVYSHLDPAQGPAIPFYSQQGESYLTLRTSGRPSVLNRVVPPGAPLTVGGSGRDSQHPSPGVPIDYSIHSPARSPSHTAAGTSVSAASPSPSPAPKTPLVLPHFAKGSLIQLSTGELRRVEDMRMEDFLCSVDASPGLRLSYCTVQRIRESPDPGFTHLQVLLSDHTTQESLDVLLEYPFFVLDQGWSSCCPNRTAQIYGLLCSQLSVGNVCLALTPESSLRREGSTEPTSVPQGYPREPGTQPVGAASTVRAASKQTPSSGTPSRTRRRRWSAPDLCVVNRTLPGLPHTQRDPDQW, from the exons ATGAATTCGGCTCCAGAGCGCAGGAAAGAATGTTTGCCTCCAAAGAAGAGAGAGTTTCAGGCTCCGAAACAGCAAGTCTCAGCCGAGGAACCCCCCAAAGATTCCTTCAAGCAGCCTGCGCTGCAGTGGAGGAAACGCATAGAACCCCAGGCCAAGGACCCGGcccattgcagcaacacttcacTTCTGACCTCGAAGTATCCCACACACAGTCTAGCTGCTCCACAGTGGTTCACCTCCCTCCCAGCAGCACAGCAAAACCCCTTCAAGTGGGGGAGCCATTACCCCAGGACTGTTGACCACTCTGCCGCCTATAACAGCTTCCTCCGTCCCCCTCCGCTGACCTCCAGGTGGAAGCACAACCCAAATCCTCAGTCAGCCCCCAGAGCCCCCAGCGAGTACCAGCCTGGTTATGGAGTCGCTCCAAGGGAGTTATGGCCTTACCTGTCTGCAGGGAAGCAGGCCTTCAGTCCCCCACTTCCTTCACCTAGTGCCCAACCCCTCCAGCAGCCCCCCTACCCTAGGGATCGCCCGCATGGTCACAGGAAGCACTTGACTACTGAAGCTACTAATGGGTTTGACAGGACGGAGATGGGGCCAGGGAGTCCTTTCTCTCAGCACCACTTCAAGTGCAGAGCTCCTGAGAACTACCCCAATGGTAAGAGGAAATGCCTTGGAGATCAGAGATTGTTGGATACCACCTCTTCTAAGCACACCAGGCCGTCCGAAGCAGCAAACTCACATTCCCCAGACTACAGAAAGGACCAACGGCTGTTCTGTCAACCACATTCCCCCGCCCCGGCCACCATAGAGAGTAGGAGTGCAAAGCCTGCTGCTCTAGACCAGGCGAGCCCCGTGCTCTCCACTGGATGGGCTCAAATCTTTTATGGCTTGCCAGCTTCGTCCACCTATACTGGAATACAGCGTCCTCCCCTAGGCTATTCCGTTTACAGCCATCTAGACcctgcacagggcccagctatcCCCTTTTACAGCCAGCAAGGGGAATCGTATCTGACACTCAGGACCTCAGGGCGCCCTTCTGTTTTGAACAGGGTTGTTCCACCTGGAGCACCTCTGACAGTGGGGGGCTCTGGTCGTGATAGCCAGCACCCCTCTCCTGGAGTCCCTATCGATTATTCAATTCACTCTCCCGCCAGGAGTCCCTCACACACTGCGGCTGGGACCTCTGTCTCTGccgcctctccctccccctccccagctcCCAAGACCCCCCTAGTGCTACCTCACTTCGCGAAGGGTTCCCTCATCCAGCTGTCCACGGGAGAGCTGAGGAGAGTGGAGGACATGCGCATGGAGGACTTCCTGTGTAGTGTGGACGCCAGCCCCGGGCTTCGTCTCAGCTACTGCACTGTGCAGAGGATCAGGGAGAGCCCAGACCCTGGCTTCACTCACCTGCAGGTCCTGCTCAGTGATCACACTACTCAG GAATCTCTGGATGTTTTGCTGGAATACCCATTTTTTGTGCTCGATCAGGGCTGGTCATCCTGCTGTCCGAACAGGACGGCTCAGATCTACGGGCTCCTCTGCTCCCAGCTCTCAGTGGGGAACGTCTGTCTGGCACTCACCCCTGAGAGCAGCCTTCGGAGAGAGGGGAGCACAGAGCCCACCTCGGTGCCACAGGGCTACCCCAGAGAGCCCGGGACACAGCCTGTGGGTGCAGCTTCCACCGTCAGGGCAGCCAGCAAGCAAACCCCCAGCTCAGGAACTCCGTCACGGACACGGAGAAGACGATGGTCCGCTCCCGACCTCTGTGTTGTTAACAGGACTCTGCCGGGTCTacctcacacacagagagacccGGATCAGTGGTAA